From one Lolium rigidum isolate FL_2022 chromosome 4, APGP_CSIRO_Lrig_0.1, whole genome shotgun sequence genomic stretch:
- the LOC124708489 gene encoding type III polyketide synthase A-like has product MPGLGLGNIGGEGNGKSHCSGGKAKLLALGKALPRNVLHQDKFVDTYLHGTSCNDPATRAKLERLCRSTTVKTRYTVVSKELLDEHPKLKTEGTPTLTPRLDICNAAVLELGAAAARAALAEWGRPVADITHLVYISSTEIRLPGGDLFLATRLGLPPNTVRTSLLLLGCSGSAAGLRTAKDIAENNPGSRVLVIAAETTVLGFRPPSHDRPYDLVSAALFGDGASAAIIGASSIRAEEDPFLELEFSRQEFLPGTDKVIHGKIAEEGSDFKLGRDLPEKIESRIEGFCRTLMDKVGIKEFNDLFWAVHPGGPAILNRLEVCLELEPDKLKISRKALMNYGNVSSNTVFYVLEYLRDELKKGAIKEEWGLILAFGPGITFEGMLVRGIN; this is encoded by the exons ATGCCAGGCCTTGGACTCGGTAACATCGGCGGGGAGGGCAATGGCAAAAGCCATTGCTCCGGGGGCAAGGCCAAGCTGCTCGCGCTGGGCAAGGCCCTCCCTAGAAACGTGCTGCACCAGGACAAGTTTGTGGACACCTACCTCCATGGCACCAGCTGCAATGATCCCGCCACCAGGGCAAAGCTCGAGCGCCTCT GCAGGAGCACCACAGTGAAGACAAGGTACACTGTCGTGTCAAAGGAGCTCCTGGATGAGCACCCAAAGCTGAAGACAGAGGGTACTCCAACATTGACACCGCGTCTTGACATCTGCAATGCCGCAGTGCTTGAACTTGGTGCTGCCGCAGCTCGTGCTGCCCTTGCTGAATGGGGTCGTCCCGTAGCTGATATTACCCATCTCGTCTACATCTCATCCACTGAGATTCGCCTCCCAGGGGGTGATCTTTTCTTGGCAACTCGTCTTGGCCTCCCTCCAAACACCGTGCGCACATCCCTTCTCCTCCTTGGTTGTTCAGGGAGTGCTGCCGGCCTCCGCACTGCTAAGGACATTGCAGAGAACAATCCAGGGAGCCGTGTCCTTGTAATAGCTGCGGAGACAACTGTGTTAGGTTTCCGGCCGCCAAGCCATGATCGCCCTTATGACCTTGTTAGTGCTGCCCTGTTTGGTGATGGTGCATCAGCTGCAATTATTGGAGCAAGCTCTATCAGGGCAGAAGAGGACCCCTTCTTGGAGCTCGAGTTCTCAAGGCAGGAGTTCCTACCAGGGACAGACAAGGTAATTCATGGCAAGATCGCAGAGGAAGGGAGTGACTTCAAACTGGGGCGTGATTTGCCAGAAAAGATTGAAAGCCGTATAGAAGGATTCTGCAGGACACTAATGGACAAGGTTGGCATAAAGGAGTTCAATGATTTATTTTGGGCTGTGCATCCGGGTGGACCAGCAATATTGAACAGGCTAGAGGTTTGCCTCGAACTTGAGCCAGATAAACTCAAGATCAGTAGGAAGGCCCTGATGAACTATGGGAATGTGAGCAGCAACACAGTCTTCTATGTGTTGGAGTATTTGAGGGATGAACTGAAGAAAGGGGCAATAAAGGAAGAGTGGGGATTGATCTTGGCTTTTGGCCCAGGTATCACATTTGAAGGAATGCTAGTTCGGGGCATTAACTGA
- the LOC124708488 gene encoding probable N-succinyldiaminopimelate aminotransferase DapC, which translates to MEEKLSEASRRATPSPIQQLSHLAQRVGAVNLAEGFPDFPAPAHVKAAATAAIAADLNQYRHVQGICDVLAETMKRDHGLRVDPLTDFAICCGQSEAFAAAIFAIIDPGDEVLLFDPAYETYQTCIELARGVPVYVPLDPPSWTLNEDKFLKSFTSRTKAVILNSPHNPTGKVFSKEELLVISKACRKMDCFAITDEVYEYITYDENKHISLASLPGMQERTIITSSLSKTYSVTGWRIGWACAVANIAAAIRNIHVKLTDSAPAPFQEAALIALTSTPDYYESLKTDYAVRRNFILQLLKNYGLHISFEPQGSVFVFAELPKSWQISDIDFVTNLINNAGVAAVPGRGFFHTDSDDQSYHHRYVRFAFCKSDETLKAAAQKMMKPAESNGRVLHDTAQSS; encoded by the exons ATGGAGGAGAAGCTGTCAGAGGCGTCGAGGCGGGCGACGCCGTCGCCCATCCAGCAGCTCTCCCACCTCGCACAGCGCGTCGGCGCCGTCAACCTCGCCGAGGGGTTCCCCGACTTCCCCGCGCCCGCCCATGTcaaggccgccgccaccgcagccATCGCCGCCGACCTCAACCAGTACAG GCATGTGCAGGGGATCTGCGACGTGCTCGCGGAGACGATGAAACGGGACCACGGCCTCCGCGTAGACCCACTCACCGACTTCGCCATCTGCTGCGGGCAATCCGAGGCCTTCGCCGCCGCTATATTTGCAA TCATAGACCCAGGGGATGAGGTTCTGCTCTTCGACCCCGCTTACGAAACGTACCAAACGTGCATCGAGCTGGCCCGGGGTGTCCCT GTGTATGTGCCGTTGGATCCACCTTCGTGGACACTAAACGAGGATAAGTTCTTGAAGTCGTTTACGAGTCGGACAAAGGCCGTGATCTTAAATAG CCCACATAATCCAACAGGGAAGGTGTTTAGCAAGGAGGAGCTGCTTGTTATTTCTAAAGCTTGTCGGAAAATGGACTGCTTTGCAATAACAGACGAG GTTTATGAGTATATTACTTACGACGAGAATAAGCATATCTCTCTGGCTTCTCTTCCAGGAATGCAAGAGAGGACCATCATCACATCTTCACTGTCAAAAACTTACAGTGTAACTG GTTGGAGAATTGGCTGGGCTTGTGCTGTAGCAAACATAGCAGCAGCAATAAGAAATATCCATGTCAAACTGACAGATTCAGCTCCTGCACCATTCCAAGAAGCTGCATTAATTGCATTAACCAGCACACCAGACTACTATGAGTCCCTTAAAACT GACTATGCAGTGAGAAGAAACTTCATTCTTCAGTTGCTCAAGAATTATGGTTTACACATTAGCTTCGAGCCACAAGGTTCAGTCTTTGTGTTTGCTGAGCTGCCCAAGTCTTGGCAAATTTCTGAT ATAGATTTTGTGACGAACTTGATCAACAATGCTGGCGTGGCGGCTGTACCTGGCCGTGGCTTCTTCCACACAGACTCCGACGACCAAAGCTACCATCACCGGTATGTTAGGTTCGCGTTTTGCAAGAGCGACGAGACCCTCAAGGCTGCTGcgcagaagatgatgaagccagccGAGAGCAATGGAAGAGTGTTGCATGACACTGCTCAAAGCTCTTGA